In Anaerolineae bacterium, one DNA window encodes the following:
- a CDS encoding ABC transporter ATP-binding protein, whose translation MKGEAFVEVKAITFAYPRQPPLFEGFSWWIGRGEAWAVIGPSGCGKTTLLYLLAGLLRPQKGEITVGGNPLRRPRPETALILQDYGLLPWDTVRGNIALGLRIRAFYGPDGLHAPRTPLPKKPDILVEAWLRRLGLQEVADRYPSQISGGQRQRTAIARALILNPDLLLMDEPFSSLDAPTREDLENLTLELQAETGLTTVVVTHSIEEAAFLGRKILFLGRPPHTRAIIVEGPGPDRSHPDYFKVCSLLREMLNEVRRG comes from the coding sequence GTGAAAGGGGAGGCTTTTGTTGAAGTAAAGGCTATAACCTTTGCTTACCCTCGCCAGCCTCCTCTTTTTGAGGGGTTCAGCTGGTGGATAGGGCGAGGCGAAGCATGGGCCGTCATCGGGCCTTCAGGGTGTGGTAAAACAACTCTCCTTTACCTTCTGGCTGGCCTCCTGAGGCCCCAGAAAGGAGAGATTACCGTGGGAGGTAATCCTCTACGGCGCCCGCGGCCCGAGACGGCCCTCATCCTGCAGGATTACGGTCTTCTGCCCTGGGATACGGTGAGGGGTAATATAGCCCTGGGGCTGCGCATTAGGGCGTTCTATGGCCCCGACGGCCTCCATGCTCCCCGGACTCCCCTTCCGAAAAAACCGGACATTTTAGTGGAAGCCTGGCTCCGGCGCCTTGGTCTCCAGGAAGTGGCCGACCGCTACCCCTCTCAGATCTCAGGAGGCCAGAGACAACGGACAGCCATCGCCAGAGCCCTTATCCTTAATCCTGACCTGCTCCTCATGGATGAGCCTTTTTCATCCCTTGACGCTCCCACTCGCGAGGATTTAGAGAATTTAACCCTTGAGCTCCAGGCCGAAACAGGCCTGACCACAGTGGTGGTCACCCACAGCATAGAAGAAGCGGCCTTTCTGGGGCGGAAAATCCTCTTCCTTGGTCGGCCTCCTCACACCAGAGCCATTATTGTGGAAGGCCCTGGTCCCGACCGCTCCCACCCCGATTACTTTAAAGTTTGCTCCCTCCTCAGGGAGATGCTCAATGAAGTCAGGAGGGGTTAA
- the ubiA gene encoding putative 4-hydroxybenzoate polyprenyltransferase — protein sequence MRSLRLFLEMIKFEHTVFALPFAYLGMLLAAEGWPTWYQFFWITVAMVSARTFAMSLNRLVDLPYDARNPRTAGRPLVTGALRPAVAWIAVFVSLSVFVLSAWMLGPLPFRLLPLALVFLAGYHYTKRFTWLSHFILGFTDGLAPMGAWVAVRNSLFTQEDLPAWLLLVIVTLWIAGFDLIYACQDVEVDRRDGLYSIPAQFGVAAALRLSSLCHVGMVLGLVALGFICALGWPYWVGLVLCSLLLVYEHSIVKPDDLSRVNVAFFNVNGYISLALFFSTLITLLWR from the coding sequence GTGCGGTCATTGCGTCTCTTTCTGGAGATGATAAAGTTTGAACACACAGTTTTTGCTCTGCCTTTCGCTTATCTTGGGATGCTTCTGGCCGCTGAAGGCTGGCCTACCTGGTATCAATTTTTCTGGATAACCGTGGCTATGGTTTCGGCCAGGACCTTTGCCATGAGCCTCAATCGCCTTGTGGATTTGCCTTACGATGCTCGCAACCCCCGCACAGCTGGTAGACCGCTGGTTACAGGGGCTCTCAGGCCCGCAGTAGCATGGATCGCTGTTTTTGTTTCCCTATCAGTCTTCGTTTTATCCGCCTGGATGCTGGGGCCCCTGCCTTTTCGCCTTTTGCCTTTAGCCCTTGTCTTCCTGGCTGGCTACCATTACACCAAGCGTTTCACCTGGCTTTCACACTTTATCCTGGGCTTCACCGATGGCCTCGCCCCCATGGGGGCCTGGGTAGCTGTAAGAAATTCCCTATTTACTCAGGAAGATTTGCCCGCCTGGCTCTTGCTGGTTATCGTTACCCTGTGGATAGCAGGCTTTGACCTCATCTACGCCTGTCAGGATGTGGAAGTGGACCGCAGGGATGGACTGTATTCCATACCAGCACAATTTGGGGTGGCGGCCGCCCTGCGCCTTTCTTCTCTCTGCCATGTGGGCATGGTGCTGGGCCTTGTGGCCCTCGGGTTTATCTGTGCTTTGGGGTGGCCCTACTGGGTAGGCCTCGTTTTGTGCTCCCTGCTTCTGGTCTACGAACATTCTATCGTCAAACCAGATGACCTTTCCCGGGTGAACGTGGCCTTTTTCAATGTGAATGGCTATATAAGCCTCGCCCTTTTCTTTTCCACATTAATAACACTTTTATGGAGGTAG
- a CDS encoding ABC transporter substrate-binding protein — MRLMALLMLTLVLSSCSLLQPARPVTVRVGVLPILDVLPVYVAEAQGYFPKNIKVEIIPVASAAERDQLMVAGQLDVIINDLISVTLYNRDKPQVLVVRTARTATPSFPQFYILASPKSDIREVKDLRGVEIGISEATIVQYVTEKLLLAEGLKPEEIKGIPVPRIPDRMAALASGDLKAATLPDPLALLAIQQGARLILDDSRHPQYSLSVYSFRKAFVQENPEAVRAFLGAIEKAIKDINSDKARWAGLLVDKKLVPPALTGSYTIPDFPSASVPGKEQWEDVVKWALEKGLISSPLPYEESIKAEYLPR, encoded by the coding sequence ATGAGGCTAATGGCTTTGCTGATGCTCACGCTCGTTCTTTCTTCCTGCTCTCTTCTTCAACCGGCAAGGCCCGTGACCGTGCGGGTTGGGGTGTTGCCTATTCTGGACGTCCTTCCCGTCTACGTCGCTGAAGCCCAGGGGTATTTCCCGAAAAACATAAAAGTGGAAATTATCCCAGTGGCTTCCGCCGCCGAAAGAGACCAGCTTATGGTTGCCGGTCAGCTGGACGTCATTATCAACGATTTGATCTCAGTAACCCTCTACAACAGGGATAAACCTCAAGTCCTAGTGGTTAGAACCGCAAGGACTGCCACCCCTTCTTTCCCTCAGTTTTACATCCTGGCCTCCCCCAAAAGCGATATCAGAGAAGTTAAAGACCTCAGAGGGGTCGAGATCGGGATATCCGAAGCCACGATAGTCCAGTATGTGACCGAGAAGCTCCTTCTGGCTGAGGGTTTGAAGCCTGAGGAAATCAAAGGAATTCCTGTCCCGAGGATACCGGACAGGATGGCAGCCTTGGCTTCAGGGGACCTGAAGGCAGCCACTTTGCCTGATCCCTTAGCCCTTTTGGCCATACAGCAGGGGGCCAGGCTTATCCTGGATGATTCCCGCCATCCCCAGTACAGTTTAAGCGTGTACTCCTTCCGGAAAGCCTTCGTCCAGGAGAATCCCGAAGCAGTGCGGGCTTTCCTCGGGGCTATAGAAAAGGCCATCAAGGACATAAATTCCGATAAAGCCAGGTGGGCAGGCCTTCTGGTGGACAAAAAATTAGTGCCCCCCGCCCTAACCGGTTCCTATACTATTCCCGACTTTCCGTCTGCTTCGGTGCCGGGGAAGGAGCAGTGGGAAGATGTGGTGAAGTGGGCTCTGGAGAAAGGGCTTATAAGTTCGCCGCTTCCATATGAGGAATCAATTAAGGCTGAATATTTGCCCAGGTGA